A genomic window from Tolypothrix sp. PCC 7910 includes:
- a CDS encoding PEP-CTERM sorting domain-containing protein (PEP-CTERM proteins occur, often in large numbers, in the proteomes of bacteria that also encode an exosortase, a predicted intramembrane cysteine proteinase. The presence of a PEP-CTERM domain at a protein's C-terminus predicts cleavage within the sorting domain, followed by covalent anchoring to some some component of the (usually Gram-negative) cell surface. Many PEP-CTERM proteins exhibit an unusual sequence composition that includes large numbers of potential glycosylation sites. Expression of one such protein has been shown restore the ability of a bacterium to form floc, a type of biofilm.) has translation MKFIPARLQKLSIASVVFCSVLSVSQVKPATASNLVVNGSFEQTLLTGGTDINDGGWKTYDEILGWKATQGGKIEIQRGAAGTAQDGKQLTELDSHGYTNKDKIGIFQDIATEIGSKYRLSFFYSPRPNTEATENNFTVLFGNVLNQTISGGKGGTQTKWLEYTADIVANSNLSRLQFDYDVKNDSLDTYGSYIDNVRLQKVPEPGTVLGIALVGLALAYNRKFAA, from the coding sequence ATGAAATTTATTCCTGCTCGTCTTCAAAAGCTATCAATTGCTAGTGTTGTTTTTTGCTCAGTTTTGAGTGTTAGCCAAGTTAAGCCTGCTACCGCTAGCAATCTGGTGGTTAATGGTAGCTTTGAACAAACCTTACTGACTGGTGGTACAGACATCAACGACGGTGGTTGGAAAACATACGACGAGATTTTAGGTTGGAAGGCTACTCAAGGTGGCAAAATTGAAATTCAAAGGGGAGCAGCAGGCACGGCTCAAGATGGGAAACAACTGACAGAACTGGATAGCCATGGCTATACAAATAAAGACAAAATTGGTATTTTTCAAGATATTGCTACCGAAATTGGGAGTAAATATCGCTTATCATTTTTCTATTCACCGCGCCCTAATACAGAAGCAACGGAAAATAACTTTACTGTTCTGTTTGGCAACGTACTTAACCAGACTATTTCCGGTGGTAAAGGTGGTACGCAAACAAAATGGTTGGAGTATACGGCTGATATTGTCGCCAATAGTAACTTGTCTCGCTTGCAATTTGACTATGATGTCAAGAACGATTCTCTCGATACCTACGGTTCTTACATCGATAATGTTCGCTTACAAAAAGTTCCAGAACCAGGGACAGTATTAGGCATTGCACTGGTTGGTTTAGCTTTAGCTTACAACAGAAAGTTTGCTGCTTAG
- a CDS encoding N-acetylmuramoyl-L-alanine amidase: MKKLVLLVIFSFLITSSIALANSSLLVVFPQTNYQTSAEKIFFLGTAPSNGQVLINGKTVTRSKAGHFAPSIPLQLGDNLFTVRHQNQELQIKVTRLSTQPVLPQGLAFAKDSLTPAADIARLPGELICFSAIAPSNASVTVKLANQTIALAPQPSKAQLPSNLAALTGRNQPAIKSTVGNYQGCTTMIAAADLGTPEFQLALDGKTITQLGTGKIQILAPTQLPVIEVTADSGLARTGPSTDYSRLTPLPKGTQAAVTGKEGEWLRLDYGAWINAKETQVLPGAISPRTIIRSVGYRKLPSATQIVFPLEVPVPVSVQQSERSFALTLYNTTAQTDIVRTDENPLISRLDWRQVAPGQVQYTFYLKKSQQWGYHLRYEGTSLILALRHPPVIKDKTRKPLSGIRILLDPGHGGKESGASGPTGYLEKDANLLVSKLLRDELVKRGATVVLTRDDDRDVSLVERQAIISKEEPAIALSIHHNSLPDDGDAEKTKGFAAFWYNTQSHSLALFLHNYVVKNLGKPSYGVFWDNLALTRPTAAPSVLLELGFMSNPEEFEQVVNPEQQKKMAKVLADGIVEWFKKA, translated from the coding sequence GTGAAAAAACTTGTACTACTAGTAATATTTAGCTTTCTCATCACCTCCTCAATAGCTTTGGCAAACTCATCTCTCTTAGTAGTTTTTCCTCAGACAAACTACCAAACCAGTGCAGAAAAAATATTTTTTCTGGGTACTGCACCATCAAATGGTCAGGTTTTGATTAATGGTAAGACAGTTACCCGCAGCAAAGCAGGCCATTTTGCTCCCAGTATCCCCTTGCAATTGGGAGATAACCTGTTTACTGTGCGTCACCAAAATCAAGAACTTCAGATTAAGGTGACAAGGCTTAGTACTCAGCCTGTTCTACCACAAGGTTTAGCCTTTGCCAAAGATTCTCTCACTCCAGCAGCCGACATTGCCAGACTACCAGGAGAATTGATTTGTTTTAGTGCGATCGCACCTTCCAACGCCAGTGTTACTGTCAAATTGGCTAATCAAACTATTGCCCTTGCACCCCAACCGAGTAAGGCACAACTCCCAAGTAATTTGGCTGCCTTAACCGGGCGAAATCAACCTGCTATTAAGTCTACCGTAGGAAACTACCAAGGTTGCACAACAATGATAGCCGCAGCTGATTTGGGAACACCTGAGTTTCAGCTGGCGCTGGATGGTAAAACTATAACTCAGCTAGGTACTGGCAAAATTCAAATTCTTGCACCCACACAATTGCCAGTGATTGAAGTAACAGCAGACTCAGGCTTAGCTCGCACTGGCCCCAGTACTGACTATTCTAGACTCACACCACTACCAAAAGGAACGCAAGCCGCAGTCACAGGGAAGGAAGGTGAATGGTTACGTCTAGATTATGGTGCTTGGATTAATGCTAAAGAAACCCAAGTTTTACCAGGTGCTATTTCGCCACGCACTATTATTCGGAGTGTAGGTTACCGAAAACTGCCTAGCGCCACACAAATTGTTTTTCCGCTAGAAGTTCCCGTTCCTGTGAGCGTACAACAAAGCGAACGCTCTTTTGCTCTCACTCTTTACAATACAACCGCCCAAACAGATATTGTCCGCACGGATGAAAATCCCCTTATTTCTCGCCTAGATTGGCGACAGGTGGCTCCCGGACAGGTGCAATACACCTTTTATCTCAAAAAATCTCAACAGTGGGGATATCATCTGAGATACGAAGGTACAAGCCTGATTTTGGCTTTGCGTCATCCGCCTGTAATTAAAGACAAAACACGCAAACCCTTATCCGGTATCAGGATTTTACTAGATCCCGGACATGGGGGTAAAGAATCAGGTGCCAGTGGCCCAACTGGCTATTTAGAAAAAGATGCCAATTTGCTAGTATCCAAGCTGCTGCGCGACGAGTTGGTGAAGCGTGGGGCAACAGTAGTACTAACTAGAGATGACGATCGCGATGTATCCTTAGTTGAACGACAGGCAATTATTAGTAAAGAAGAACCTGCGATCGCGCTTTCGATTCATCACAACTCGCTACCCGATGATGGTGATGCCGAAAAAACTAAGGGATTCGCAGCGTTTTGGTACAACACCCAATCTCATAGTTTAGCATTATTTCTGCATAACTATGTAGTCAAAAATCTTGGCAAACCTTCCTATGGTGTGTTTTGGGATAACCTAGCGCTGACACGCCCTACTGCTGCGCCATCGGTGTTGCTGGAGTTAGGTTTTATGAGTAATCCTGAGGAGTTTGAGCAGGTAGTGAACCCAGAACAACAGAAGAAAATGGCGAAAGTGCTAGCGGATGGGATTGTGGAGTGGTTTAAGAAAGCGTAG
- a CDS encoding CTP synthase: MTKFIFVTGGVVSSIGKGIVAASLGRLLKSRNYSVSILKLDPYLNVDPGTMSPFQHGEVFVTQDGAETDLDLGHYERFTDTSMSRLNSVTTGSIYQSVINRERRGDYNGGTVQVIPHITNEIKDRILKVAKNTNPDVVITEIGGTVGDIESLPFLEAIRQFRKEVGRQNVLYMHVTLLPWIASAGEMKTKPTQHSVKELRSIGIQPDILVCRCDRPLPVGLKQKLSEFCDVAEECVITSQDAKSIYEVPLMLEREGMAEQVLDLLQMEKREPNLVQWQNIVQHLHSPKYDIEIAIVGKYVRLGDAYISVVEALQHAAISTYGRLRLRWVNSETLETESAEKHLEGVDGVLVPGGFGIRGVDGKIAAIKYARDRQVPFLGLCLGMQCAVIEWARNVEGLKDANSAEFNPYTSAPVINLLPEQHDVVDLGGTMRLGVYPCHVLPNTLASKLYQEDVIYERHRHRYEFNNAYRSLLLESGYLISGTSPDGRLVEIVELPKHPFFLACQFHPEFQSRPNNPHPLFHGFMQAAIAHSLPPLVQQH, encoded by the coding sequence ATGACTAAGTTTATCTTTGTAACTGGGGGCGTAGTTTCCAGTATCGGCAAAGGCATTGTAGCAGCAAGTCTGGGGCGTTTGCTCAAATCCCGCAATTATTCTGTATCGATTCTGAAACTTGACCCCTATCTGAACGTCGATCCGGGCACCATGAGTCCCTTTCAGCATGGGGAAGTTTTTGTTACCCAGGATGGCGCGGAAACAGATTTAGATTTAGGCCATTATGAACGCTTCACTGATACCTCAATGTCACGGCTGAACAGCGTTACTACAGGCTCAATTTACCAATCGGTCATCAATAGAGAACGTCGCGGCGACTACAATGGCGGCACTGTACAGGTGATACCCCATATCACTAATGAAATTAAAGACCGCATTTTAAAAGTTGCCAAAAATACAAATCCAGATGTAGTAATTACAGAAATCGGCGGTACGGTAGGGGATATTGAATCACTACCGTTTTTAGAAGCAATTCGCCAGTTTCGTAAGGAAGTAGGACGGCAGAATGTGCTGTATATGCACGTTACTCTGTTACCTTGGATAGCCTCAGCTGGGGAAATGAAAACTAAGCCGACACAGCACTCGGTGAAAGAACTCAGATCTATTGGCATTCAACCAGATATTTTAGTTTGCCGTTGCGATCGCCCCTTACCTGTAGGATTAAAACAAAAATTATCCGAATTTTGTGATGTCGCTGAGGAATGTGTCATTACTTCCCAAGATGCCAAAAGTATCTATGAAGTACCCTTGATGCTGGAACGAGAAGGCATGGCAGAGCAAGTGTTGGATTTGCTACAGATGGAAAAACGCGAACCAAATCTCGTACAGTGGCAAAATATAGTCCAGCATTTGCACAGCCCCAAATACGACATCGAGATTGCTATCGTCGGTAAATACGTAAGATTGGGTGATGCATATATTTCAGTGGTGGAAGCGTTACAACACGCAGCTATTTCCACTTATGGGCGGCTGCGTCTGCGTTGGGTAAACTCAGAAACCTTAGAAACCGAATCAGCCGAAAAGCATCTTGAAGGTGTCGATGGTGTACTTGTACCCGGAGGTTTCGGCATTCGGGGAGTAGATGGAAAAATTGCTGCCATTAAATATGCCCGCGATCGCCAAGTTCCTTTCTTAGGTTTATGCTTGGGAATGCAATGTGCCGTAATTGAATGGGCGAGAAACGTTGAGGGCTTAAAAGATGCCAACAGTGCTGAGTTTAACCCCTATACTAGCGCCCCAGTCATAAACCTTTTGCCAGAACAACATGATGTAGTTGATTTAGGCGGAACAATGCGCTTGGGTGTTTATCCCTGTCATGTTCTCCCCAATACCCTAGCCTCTAAACTCTACCAAGAAGATGTAATTTATGAACGCCATCGCCATCGGTATGAGTTCAACAATGCTTACCGCAGCCTTTTATTAGAGTCAGGTTACCTGATTAGTGGCACTTCTCCTGATGGACGCTTAGTGGAAATTGTGGAATTACCCAAGCATCCATTCTTTCTGGCTTGCCAATTTCATCCAGAATTTCAATCGCGCCCTAATAATCCCCATCCTTTATTCCACGGATTCATGCAAGCTGCGATCGCCCATTCTCTTCCTCCACTCGTACAACAACACTAG
- a CDS encoding ROK family protein, with protein sequence MVNSQVIGIDLGGTAIKLGRFDRDGNCLQSLTVATPQPSTPEAVVAVMVDAIAQIDSDNQTLAIGVGTPGPADAKGRIAKIAINLAGWQDVPLADWLEAKTGKPTIVGNDANCAGLGESWLGAGRYFQNFIMLTLGTGVGGAIILDGKLFIGHQGAGGELGLISFNPDGPVCNSGNRGSLEQYTSITAIRRRSGKEPHELSTLAHAADAEALKFWQEYGRDLGIGLTSLIYVLTPEAIVIGGGISASFQFFLPAMKAEIDQRVMPTSRAGLQILSAELGNAAGMVGAAKLAWQQLSRL encoded by the coding sequence GTGGTAAATTCTCAAGTAATTGGTATTGATTTGGGGGGAACAGCGATTAAGCTGGGGCGATTTGATCGAGATGGCAATTGCCTGCAATCTTTGACAGTAGCAACTCCCCAACCATCTACACCCGAGGCTGTGGTGGCGGTGATGGTGGATGCGATCGCCCAAATTGATTCAGATAATCAAACTCTAGCTATTGGCGTTGGTACTCCTGGCCCGGCTGATGCAAAGGGACGGATTGCAAAAATCGCCATCAACTTGGCAGGATGGCAAGATGTCCCTTTGGCCGATTGGTTAGAAGCGAAAACGGGTAAGCCTACAATTGTGGGTAATGATGCTAACTGTGCAGGTTTGGGCGAATCTTGGTTAGGTGCCGGTCGCTATTTTCAAAATTTTATTATGCTAACTTTGGGCACTGGTGTTGGCGGTGCCATTATCCTTGATGGGAAATTATTTATTGGGCATCAAGGTGCAGGCGGCGAATTAGGATTAATCAGTTTCAACCCAGATGGCCCTGTTTGTAATAGCGGTAATCGTGGTTCTTTGGAACAGTACACTTCAATTACAGCGATTCGTCGCCGTAGTGGTAAAGAACCTCATGAATTGAGTACTTTGGCTCATGCAGCGGATGCAGAGGCTTTAAAGTTTTGGCAGGAATATGGTAGAGACTTAGGTATTGGTTTGACGAGTTTAATTTACGTCTTAACACCAGAAGCGATTGTGATTGGTGGCGGTATTAGTGCCAGTTTCCAGTTTTTTTTACCTGCAATGAAAGCGGAAATTGACCAGCGAGTTATGCCGACATCCCGTGCAGGTTTACAAATTTTGTCAGCAGAATTAGGCAATGCTGCGGGAATGGTAGGTGCTGCAAAGTTGGCATGGCAGCAATTATCAAGGTTGTGA
- a CDS encoding ABC transporter permease — protein sequence MAMTKRQLPSFLRFPKNPNLSQRFMLIGLAITLLFLLLAFFAPVFQAWGWLQNPKDFLSNPIHDPPSAKYWFGTSRLGHDVFSRTLFGAQAALQVVILATALSMVIGVPLGMVSGYLGGKLDKVLLFLMDSIYTLPGLLLSVTLAFVVGRGILNAAIAISIAYIPQYYRVVRNHTVSVKTEVFIEAAQAMGASTWIVLSRYLFFNVIQSVPVLFTLNAADAILVLGGLGFLGLGLPEEVPEWGHDLKQALEALPTGIWWTTLFPGLAMTLMVVGLSLLGEGLNEFVNPRLRRQNSIRK from the coding sequence ATGGCCATGACAAAACGGCAGCTGCCGTCTTTTTTACGTTTTCCTAAAAATCCGAATCTTTCTCAGCGATTCATGTTGATTGGGTTAGCCATCACCCTGCTGTTTCTCTTGTTGGCATTTTTCGCTCCGGTATTTCAAGCTTGGGGATGGCTACAAAACCCCAAAGATTTTTTATCTAACCCAATTCACGATCCACCATCAGCTAAATATTGGTTTGGTACTAGCCGCCTGGGACATGATGTGTTCTCCCGGACGCTATTTGGCGCTCAAGCTGCTTTGCAAGTGGTAATTTTAGCAACAGCGCTGAGTATGGTCATTGGCGTGCCATTAGGTATGGTTAGCGGCTATCTGGGCGGTAAGCTCGATAAAGTACTGCTATTTTTAATGGATAGTATTTATACGTTACCAGGGCTGCTACTATCCGTAACGCTGGCATTTGTGGTTGGGCGGGGAATATTAAATGCCGCGATCGCGATTAGCATTGCTTACATTCCGCAATATTATCGAGTTGTTCGCAACCACACTGTGAGCGTTAAAACTGAAGTGTTCATTGAAGCGGCTCAAGCAATGGGTGCTTCTACATGGATAGTGCTGTCTCGGTATCTATTTTTTAACGTTATTCAAAGCGTACCTGTATTATTCACCCTCAACGCTGCCGATGCGATTTTAGTCTTAGGTGGGTTGGGGTTTTTGGGTTTAGGATTGCCAGAAGAAGTTCCAGAATGGGGACATGATTTAAAACAAGCCTTAGAAGCACTACCTACTGGCATTTGGTGGACTACGCTTTTCCCTGGTTTAGCAATGACATTAATGGTGGTAGGGTTATCACTACTTGGTGAAGGTTTAAATGAATTTGTCAATCCCCGTTTACGGCGACAAAATAGTATTCGGAAATAA
- the trxB gene encoding thioredoxin-disulfide reductase yields MTNPTVENLVIIGSGPAGYTAAIYAGRANLKPVVFEGFQAGGLPGGQLMTTTEVENFPGFPQGITGPELMDRMKAQAERWGAELYTEDVISVDLSQRPFTVRSEEREVKTNSIIIATGATAKRLGLPNEHEFWSRGISACAICDGATPIFHGAELAVIGAGDSAAEESIYLTKYGSKVNLLVRSDKMRASKAMQDRILSNPKIQVHWNTEAVDIFGNGHMDGVKVRNTKTGEESQIQAKGLFYAIGHTPNTSLFKGQLELDEVGYIVTKHGSPETSVEGVFAAGDVQDHEYRQAITAAGSGCMSAMLAERWLSSNALIQEFHQQLETPVNELEHQPAANKTEAEQEAEFNLNATRHEGGYALRKLFHESDRVLLVKYVSPGCGPCHTLKPILNKVVDEFEGKIHFVEIDIDKDRDIAENAGVTGTPTIQLFKNQELLKEVKGVKQKSEYRQLIESNL; encoded by the coding sequence ATGACTAACCCGACAGTAGAAAACTTAGTAATCATCGGTTCTGGGCCAGCCGGGTACACAGCGGCTATCTATGCAGGACGCGCTAACCTCAAGCCTGTGGTATTTGAAGGTTTCCAAGCTGGGGGATTACCTGGTGGGCAATTAATGACAACGACAGAAGTAGAGAACTTTCCTGGGTTTCCCCAAGGTATTACTGGGCCGGAACTAATGGATCGGATGAAAGCTCAAGCAGAACGCTGGGGGGCTGAGTTGTATACAGAGGATGTAATATCAGTTGACTTGAGTCAGCGTCCTTTTACTGTACGCTCTGAAGAAAGGGAAGTTAAAACTAACAGTATTATTATTGCTACTGGTGCAACAGCAAAGCGCTTGGGTTTACCCAACGAACATGAATTTTGGAGTCGTGGGATTTCCGCTTGTGCAATTTGTGATGGTGCTACACCAATTTTCCACGGTGCAGAATTGGCTGTAATTGGTGCTGGCGACTCAGCGGCGGAAGAGTCAATTTACTTAACCAAGTACGGTTCCAAAGTAAATCTATTGGTGCGTTCTGATAAAATGCGGGCTTCTAAAGCCATGCAAGACAGAATTTTGAGTAACCCTAAAATCCAAGTACATTGGAACACAGAGGCCGTAGATATCTTTGGTAACGGCCACATGGATGGGGTAAAAGTTCGTAATACTAAGACTGGTGAAGAAAGCCAAATACAGGCAAAGGGTTTATTCTACGCGATTGGTCATACTCCCAATACCTCACTATTTAAAGGGCAACTTGAACTAGATGAGGTGGGTTACATAGTGACTAAACATGGTTCACCAGAAACTAGTGTGGAAGGAGTTTTTGCTGCAGGTGACGTACAAGATCATGAATATCGCCAAGCAATTACGGCTGCTGGTAGCGGTTGTATGTCAGCGATGTTGGCAGAACGCTGGTTGTCGTCTAATGCTTTAATTCAAGAATTCCATCAACAGCTAGAAACACCAGTTAATGAATTAGAACATCAGCCAGCAGCCAATAAAACCGAAGCAGAACAAGAAGCCGAATTTAATCTCAATGCTACGCGCCATGAAGGTGGTTATGCTTTGCGGAAATTATTCCACGAAAGCGATCGCGTACTGCTGGTAAAATACGTTTCTCCAGGTTGTGGCCCTTGTCATACCCTAAAACCCATATTAAATAAGGTAGTCGATGAATTTGAAGGCAAAATCCACTTTGTCGAAATTGACATTGATAAAGACCGAGATATTGCCGAAAATGCTGGCGTAACGGGAACACCGACGATTCAATTATTCAAGAATCAAGAACTGCTAAAAGAAGTTAAGGGTGTGAAGCAAAAGAGCGAGTACCGCCAGTTGATTGAAAGCAATCTTTAA
- a CDS encoding class I SAM-dependent methyltransferase, whose amino-acid sequence MNNVTSDLWNKIRQQFDSAPYPNIPLEKSPKKDISLLYIHNLATAYYLRNQQVIDSHNKVILDAGCGSGYKSLVLAEANPGAKIVGIDISEESIKLAKHRLIYHGFDNAEFYVLSIYDLAELNYNFDYINCNETLYLFPDIVQALKAMKSVLNDAGIIRANLHSAIQRFNIFCAQKAFTIMGLMEDNPGDLEIEIVTDMMKSLKNNVLLKDRTWSHDFEQEDKKERILMNYLFQGDKGYTVSDMFTALRAADLEFISMLNWRQWDLMSLFQQPDNLPAFLAMSLPEISMEEQLELFELLHPMHRLLDFWCGHSQPERTFTPIAEWDDSDWLNIKVYLHPQFNYLNFKSHIDNCISRSKVFPIFRNVTLNKETIYIDSSMALCLLPLFEKPYLMMDLVEYWHQRRPIDSFTGKPIETDQVFEFVKTTLSTLEGFDCIMLEKLSS is encoded by the coding sequence ATGAATAATGTAACCTCTGATTTATGGAATAAAATCCGCCAACAATTTGATAGCGCACCCTACCCTAACATACCGCTAGAAAAGTCTCCTAAAAAGGATATTAGCTTACTATATATTCATAATTTAGCCACTGCATATTATTTGCGAAATCAGCAAGTTATAGACAGTCATAATAAAGTAATTTTAGATGCAGGATGTGGAAGTGGCTATAAATCTTTAGTTCTGGCAGAAGCTAATCCAGGAGCCAAAATAGTTGGTATTGACATATCAGAAGAATCAATCAAATTGGCAAAACATAGACTCATTTACCACGGATTTGACAATGCAGAGTTTTATGTTCTGTCCATCTATGATTTAGCAGAATTGAACTATAACTTTGATTACATAAACTGTAATGAGACTCTATATTTATTTCCTGATATTGTTCAGGCACTTAAAGCCATGAAGTCCGTTTTAAATGATGCAGGAATAATTCGAGCTAATTTACATAGTGCTATTCAGAGGTTTAATATTTTCTGCGCTCAAAAAGCCTTTACCATTATGGGCTTAATGGAAGATAATCCTGGAGATTTAGAGATAGAAATTGTTACTGATATGATGAAGTCACTTAAAAATAATGTTTTACTCAAGGATAGGACTTGGAGCCATGATTTTGAACAGGAAGATAAAAAAGAACGTATTTTGATGAATTATCTATTTCAAGGAGATAAAGGCTACACAGTTAGTGATATGTTTACAGCTTTAAGAGCAGCAGACTTAGAATTTATTAGTATGTTGAATTGGCGGCAGTGGGATTTAATGAGCTTATTTCAACAGCCTGATAATTTGCCTGCTTTTTTAGCTATGAGTTTACCAGAGATTTCTATGGAGGAACAGCTAGAGTTATTTGAGTTACTACATCCCATGCATAGACTACTAGATTTTTGGTGTGGACACTCTCAACCAGAGCGCACTTTTACACCCATTGCTGAGTGGGATGATTCTGATTGGCTCAATATTAAAGTATATCTACATCCACAGTTTAATTACTTAAATTTTAAAAGCCATATTGATAACTGTATTAGCAGAAGTAAAGTGTTTCCCATTTTTAGAAATGTCACCTTGAATAAAGAAACTATTTATATAGACAGTTCTATGGCTCTGTGTTTACTTCCTTTATTTGAAAAACCATATTTAATGATGGACTTAGTAGAATATTGGCATCAACGTAGACCTATTGATAGCTTTACGGGAAAACCCATAGAAACTGATCAAGTATTTGAATTCGTGAAAACAACCCTATCAACACTAGAAGGTTTTGACTGCATTATGTTGGAAAAGTTATCTTCCTAG
- a CDS encoding type IV pilin-like G/H family protein, whose product MKTELKAKFLQHILGKKKDGEGFTLIELLVVIIIIGILSAIALPSFLNQAKKAKQSEAKTYVGSMNRGQQAYMTENDAFTNSIDAMGIGISTQTANYKFSATTGTNSNLAYAVNSSSLVLSSSGLKNYGGHVYLKKIGANSELTSIAYLCETNNVGPAGSATITAGNTTCNSAGKLIK is encoded by the coding sequence ATGAAAACTGAACTAAAAGCTAAATTTCTTCAACACATCCTCGGCAAAAAGAAAGACGGAGAAGGTTTCACCCTTATTGAATTGTTAGTTGTAATTATCATCATTGGTATTCTGTCTGCTATTGCTCTACCTTCCTTCTTGAACCAAGCTAAAAAGGCTAAACAATCTGAAGCTAAGACCTACGTTGGTTCTATGAACAGAGGTCAGCAAGCATACATGACAGAAAACGACGCATTTACTAACAGTATTGATGCAATGGGAATTGGAATTTCCACTCAAACTGCAAATTATAAATTCAGTGCTACAACAGGTACTAACAGCAACCTGGCTTATGCCGTTAACAGCTCAAGCTTAGTATTATCAAGCAGTGGTTTGAAAAACTACGGTGGTCATGTGTACTTGAAAAAAATTGGTGCTAACTCCGAGTTAACAAGTATAGCTTACCTCTGTGAGACTAATAACGTAGGACCAGCAGGTTCAGCTACAATCACAGCAGGTAATACAACTTGTAATAGTGCAGGTAAGTTAATTAAGTAA